tattattattattggttattattacattatattatatgtgACACTGAATTTCTGTCAGGACAAATAAGGCATCtgataataatgttaaaaaataataataaagctatGAATATATAATCACAGTCCGGTTGGTTCCTCATAAGGAGGCGTAGAGTCTCACAGCTCAATGGAGTTCATTGTGTCTTTACAATTAATAATAGgttcctgtttccttttttcagaCATGGACGTCTTAGAGTCTTAtgtcctgagggacaaacgTCCTCCTCGAGCAGCAGCCTGTCTCTGAAGAGCGTCTCTGTCTGACTACGGTGTCGTGTAAAGAGCGGTGGACGTTGTTCCTCATGTTCCTGGCATCTTATATTTAAAACCATTCATACGTATCTAAGtaggaataaactgtaaatgtttacaTCAATAATTCAAACAGATGTGGGACTAGACTGAGAATCTAAGAGGAAACAGTTTGTAGTTCTGAGAACCAGCGGCGTCACACAgatttcttgttcttcttgttgcACGAGTTTGGAATCAGAGAAACAGCACGTTTGTTCCAACTCATCTGAGCTCATCAAGTAAAACTTGGACCAATcgtacaaaaataaattcataaaatattgTTTCTCTAATATGAGCTCAAACATTGTCTGTCACACTCAGCTTCCTGCTTCACAATTAAAGTAAACTGAGAATAACATTACACAGAGTCACACTGTCGCCTCCAGGCTGTAAACACCTCGGCCTTGAGCTGACGTCAGTGCAGCTGTAACTtcaataataatcattttatttataaagatcTTTCAATCAGACTGAGGAACATGCAGTTTAAACAGatcatcagaaataaaacacaggctAAAACgacaaaaacagttaaaaaaaaacacattaagtcTCATAAGAATCGGTAAAGAAGTGGATCTTTACCTCAGCTTTGATCCGTCAGTAGAACATGTCAGGAACCATTTCACTGCTGCACAGGAAGCTGAAGCCTTTTTAGTGACTTTGTGAACACTGAACAGATCAGTTCGTTGGGGGCAAAGAGTCACCAGGTCATTCAAATAACACGGTGCAACGTCATTTACAGTTTCAAACGTTAGCAGGAGCAACTGAAGAGAGGTCAACACAGCAGTGATGTGTTCATATTTACTGCTCCGCTCAGAATATGAGCTGCACCGTCTGCTCCACCGGcacaaaactttttctttttaaaaccaatAACTGCATAAGTACCGTACGTCCTACACGTTACATGTAAACTAGACGTAGCTCAAAGCACCACGACGTGTCTGCCTCATGTTAATAACACATGTAAGTTCACAGACTGGGAGAAAACCCATAGGTCAAAGTCTAACAGCGCCATCTACTGGTGGAAGCCAGAACTCTGTCTGTGGAGTCGGGACATGTCCAGACTCTGATGAACAGTGTGAAGCTTTTAGCAGGTGTGGACTTTTTGCACGTTTCCCTAGTTGTGCATTCATTGTTGAGGAAATGTAAGTGTTTATTCTCCCTAGTTACAGATAATTTGATCAATGTTCTGGTTTCTGCTTTGACGAGAAATGTGTCGTGTGAGTCTGAGTTAGTCAAGTAGCCGGTGTCTCAGAAGTCGGAAGCTCTGCCTCTTGCTAGCACCGCTTCTTTATtttcagacgcacacacacacacgttgttgAATCGTGTTGATTAAAGAAGATAAATCAGATCTCTCTCTCCAAGTGCCTTGATTTTCTAATCCTAGTTCATAATCCAGCGCCTCAGCCAGCGATTCTTCTACCGAGGCTTCGCCTCAAACACAGATCCTCTCACCTCATCTTCTGCTCCCACGTATCCTCTGTAGGGCTGTGATTTACTGGAGCCTATAGCAGCAGTCACCAGGCGACAGACGGGTTATAGGTTCTCAGCCCGTCACAGGACTCAAACATAGATCATTTCTTCAAGTAATGCAACAGAGGAGAACACGACtttaacacagtgaaataaaaatacaagacTGGATCATTCTGAGGTCAACTTCTGTTAACTTTACGTTCAGCTTTGTGGCTGGTGAAGTGCTTCATGTCGGCCACATGTTCATTTACCCTTTAACCTGTTAATGAGCAGCTGCATGAGTCATTAAATCCAAACAAAGTGCCAAACAAAGTCATAATATACCAGAAAAAAAGGTAATAGCTCATCGTCCAGTTCATGAACAAACTCAGTCACATCTACGACGTGTTTAAAAGTCTCAAACAAACTTAAAGAACCAAATGAAATCAAGCCTCTAAGTTGAATAATTTTATAACAAAACCAAATATAGCTACGTTTCTACACTATGTGGAACCTCATGTGTCTGTTCAAACTTCCCGGTTGTGTGAACTCTTGACCACAAACAGCGCAACCGAACGGTTTCTCTCCGGTGTGAACGGTGACGTGCGTCATCAGATGCGTCCTCCGTTTAAACCTTTTCCCGCAGTCGTCACAACCGAACGGTTTCTCCCCCGTGTGAATCGCTGCATGCGTCGCCAGATGCGTTTTCCTTTTAAATCCTTTCCCGCAGTCGTCGCAAGCAAACGGTTTCTCTCCTGTGTGTATTGTTGCATGTGTCGCGAGATGCGTTTTCCGTTTAAATCTTTTCCCACAGTCGTCGCAGGTAAACGGTTTCTCTTCCGTGTGAAtagttgtgtgtttccttaGAAGTTCCTTCCGGTTGAAACTTTTCCCACAGTCGTTGCAGGCGTACGGTTTCTCTCCCGTGTGAACTCTCATGTGAGTCTTAAGACTGTATTGATTCCTGGCTCTTTTACCACAAATGTCACAACTGAACGATTTCTCTCCCGCGTCGACTCTCGTCTCTGAATCTTCACTTTGCTTCTGTCCAGAACATGAATTGTGTGTCATGTGCCGTTGAAGCGACTGCTTGTAGAGGAAACGTTTGCCACACTCGGAGCAGCTGAAGGTTTTCTTGGCTCCGTTACTCGTCTCATCTGGTTTTACACCCGACTCTGAAAGTCCGACCTCTTTCCAACCCCCGTCTGTGACTTCAGCGTCAGACCCAGGATCTGATAAAGGCTCCTGCCATTCGTCTTCACTCACGTCGGTTTCAGGAGAGTCTGAAGTCTCAGGATCGGTGTTTGTTTGAAAATGACTGTTTGGTTCTGGAAGATCTGCGTCTCTGTCCGTTTGGATCCAGTTTGGTACTTGAAGCTGTGAGGACTGAGGCTCCTCTTCATCGTCCTCACTCTTCACATGAACAACAGTGAAGGGGAAGCTGGTGACGTCCGCCTCCTCCAGTCCATGAAGCTGCTCTCCTTCCTGACTGGACCAGaactcctcctgttcctccttcaCATATAGGTCCTGTTCTTCCAGACCGGGGCTCCACGGAAACTCTTCTTTAATCACGATCAGCTGATGCACGTCTGCAGGTAATgatataaagacacacacaagttCACGATGGACACCTGGGACAGTGAATATACACTTCCTGGTCAAAAAAATGTCACCAATCCTTCTATTGGATAATTAGTTTATGGTGATTATCTTTCTGCTGATATATATACTTGAGTAGTTACTAGTACAGATACCTTTACTTGAGTATTGTTCCCGTTTACTCTGTTTAAGCTTCATGGTAGTTTTTAGTCAACATGACTCTATGTGTGTAAGATGTGAACATGAACAGAGGGAATCCTGTACATCTTTTTAATGTCCTGTCAGTAGCAGTAAGGAACTGGATGTGTGTTAATGAACTTAACACTGACTTCAGTGTGTTAGCAGGTAGCCGTTAGCCCCGTTAAATGTGAGGCTCTTCTTACCAGTGGTCTGGTTTCTACCGACATCCTGCGGCTGATGGACACCGAGACCTTTaatctccagcttctcctccaaAGTCAGACTCCCAGTGTCGAGCTGGTGGAGATAATCCACTTGGTTCATGGTGTCCACGCTCGTCCTTTAGGAATAAACCGGAGAGGACCGTTAGTTGTTTACGAGTTTTCATCAGGCACCGACACGGACGCCTTTACAGGGCGTCACCAACACACAGGACCCTtcgttcttttttctttttttttttcaatcccaaataaacaaagaaataaaataactctGTGGTGCGTTTATaaagatagagatagagagaaatAATATAGAAAGATATAAAGATTCATTTATAGTGTTTTCTATCAGGATTTTTAAGAcgaatacataaatacaaattattagAATCGTTATAATTATACTGCGTCACCATAGCAACGGTTCTGAGCGCCAAGCATCACTCAGCGCTGTCTGATGACGTAATCTTTATAtatcttatttatctttcttcttACATGCGGCTTTTgagtgtttttatattatttcccCTTTGAATcattaaagtatattttattatattattattactgttattactatattctaaaaaatatttttaattaattaccGCACATCCTTATACATTATTCACAAGGTCTTATTTCAATGTTGCGCACACACGTTTGTATTTCTGTTCCAATCCTGGTGTTACCATCTTATAACCCGTCTAGACCATAACACCATGGTCCATAACCTCTATGTACAGTTACCACCTTCTTGTTTTGTCAAAAAACAGCCCGTCTCACAAATAAACACGCTACTTTCAATAACACACAACAGTGTTGTACTTTCACTGCAAACTAAACCTTTattgaaataacacaaacacattttcagtgaaGAGCACACAATGTTGACAGAAGTGCGATttttgcacttaaaaaaaagagcattaCAGAACATCTactaaataaaagcacacacatactGAATATGTACTGAAGTGTAACAGATTTCCATATCGAGCCACAGCGTCTTCATGGGCGTCTGTTTGGTCCTGCTGAGTCCTGCCCGGACACATGTCCCACAGGCTGCTGCCCTGGGTCAGTATCAGTCTAGACAAGTCTAATGGAGGTGATGATGTTGGCACATCCACCAGGCTACATCCCCATCTGGTCTGTGGCAAACTTCACCACAGCAGCTTTGTTCAGCTGCAGCCACAGGTTCACTGTGCCACTGCACCATGCAAAATAAATGCCCTTTAACGTGAACATCCTGCACTTTTGACCACGCTGGCGTAAGGACGTGACATTTAAGTCCTGCTGTAAACCACAGCACATGCCACAGTAATAATTAGCAATAAAACGCCTATAAAACGTCCACACAGCGTCATCGTGTCCGTCACTTGTTGTTGTCTGCTCAGCGCATCTTCTGGTCTTCAGCTTCCTAAACCACCAGGACTTTCCCACTTCCACCAGCGAGATGTTCTCCTCCCACAGTCAGCGTGGTCTGTCCACTCTGGTCACAGACGTGAAAAGTCTTCAGTTCCCTCAGGAACCTGCAGCCTCCAGCTGATCACGGCACCAGGTTAATATCTTCACCTGCACCTGTTTAAAAAACCACAAACAATCATAACCAAATACAACCCAGTGACCATTTCACTGCTTTACTAACCAGACACAGCACTTGGATCGGAACGCTCTTACATTTAGAAATCATGACATACTCCActtttctaaaaaacaaaaacaaacaaagaaacttaCCTGTAAAATAACTAAGGGACACTTTCTCCAATCTGGCCACGAACTGCTGCGACACACGGTCACGTCTTCAAGGCCTCTGACTTTCACCGTCTGCTGCACGGTCACGGTTATTTACTGTCAAACACAAAGAGCCCACGTCCTCACACAGGTGGTCCTGTCTGTCCCGCCCTGTGGACACGTTCCTACAGAACTCACCGTGGTCAATGTGAATGTTCCGAGCATTAAACAGGTACATTTTTTTACACCCATTGTATGTAAACTCTATTCCAGGAAATACTGGCTTTTCCTTTAAACAATCATATAGAGTAGAGTGCGCATACAATGTGTGTAAAACGTGTGTGTGGTTGGTTCTACACAGGAGAACTATTCTGCATTGATTTGGAGTCACTGGGTCACATGACACATGAGGAGGTAttgaaaaaaagacactgtttCTTATTTTGAATATGAAACCAACTTCACCTCGTTTTCAGGTCAGTTACTATCAGGATGTCAAACACACATCTCACACTCATCCTCCTCATTAACACTACGTCACTTCATAGACATAATTATCTCCAAACCATCATTTTTTACAACTAAACCTGATTTCATACTTACTTTCCctctattttatctttcttttctctatTTCATCTATTTTCTCAACCGTTAAACTGTCGCTGAGACTTTTCTATAGTTATGCTATAattcatttgtgtgtatttgcatattAATTAGTAATAATTTAATGTCGTTTTGCTGAGCAAGGAAACCAGGTTTCAGTCTAACACACCGACTTTCTGCCAAACTATCACTGATAAATCACACTTTAGCATCAGTCTTTACACATCTTTACTgctttcactgcatcatttctATTTCCACCTCCATATACACAAACTTCACAGCCTTTTCACCACGGTTACATGAGTGAGTGCTTTTCATTGTAACATAACCTCTGTCAGTCTCTGTTAAAACACTTCATCACCTAAACTCCTGCTCTGCGCGAACACACAACCAATACACAACCACCTTTACGTCTCAGTCAGTTTCCACGTTGGTACAAAACCCCGACTCTACTCCCCACGTCATGAAACACATCATTCATTCTAAATGCGCTTAACATCGATACAtatttatgccttttttttaatgaacgtCCTTAGAACAGAagcttttatttacacaaaaccaGATGTTTACTCACCACATGGACTGAACCTTTTCatgcttcattcattttcaccttAATGAAACTTCACACTGTCCTGATTTACCATTACACACATGACAGCACAAGCAcaatagattattattatcatcttcattattattattatcacaggCCTAGTTTTAAAGGCCCTGAGGAAAAGTGTTTCCTCTTGTTACTCAGTTTGTGTCAGAGTCTTTTGTTGACAGGTAGTTGAGAATAATTTCTTCCTAATTATTGAAAcattaaaactttattattttctttaagaGAATGTccaataaatgaaatatataaatgttttctgacaGACTATAAGAACTAATCCTTCTAAATCACTTTGGGTTTTCAATTTGAATGATGTTTCAAAGCTTTTTATTCCTGACTTTCATACTTGTGTAaatcacacacactttgttttcACACACCGACAATGATGAAAAGCTTCGAGTTATTTCTTCCAGATTTCCACCGTCCTGAAAGAGGAAGAATCTCTGCAAACAGTTTTacagcaaagacacaaagacagaataaaTAGTCGGGGATGTTTTAAACTCCCCACAAGAAAAATCTAACGAgacaaaatgaagacaaacacagagggtGGGTGAGTCTCTTACTGACGTTTATGTAACAAACTTTCCACAGCAGATCCTCcagtcacacagtcacacagtcatACAGTGATACAGTCATACAGATACAGTCATACAGTGATACAGTCATACAGTGATACAGTCATACAGATACAGTCATACAGTGATACAGTCATACAGATACAGTCATACAGTCATACAGATACAGTGATACAGTCATTCAGCACCCATCATGTGTGGACTCTCATGTGTCTCTTCAGGTTCCCTTGTCGAGTGAACCTTTCGCCACAGACTGCACATGTAAACGGTTTCTCCCCGGTGTGGAcagttgtgtgtctttttaaagtGTAGTGATGTCTGAATGTTTTCCCACAGACGTCACAGCCGAAGGGTTTCTCCCCGGTGTGGACTCTGAGGTGACCCTTCAGGACGCCCTGTTCGGTGAATCTTTCCCCACAAACGTCGCAGCCGAACGGCCTCTCCCCCGTGTGCACTCGCACGTGTCTTTTCAGATGTGTGCTGCGACTGAACGTTTTCCCACAGTCGCCACAGCTGAAGGGTTTCTCTCCCGTGTGAACGCCGCTGTGCCGCTTCAGACTCCCCTGTTCCGTGAATCTTTCCCCGCACACGTCGCAGTCAAAGGGTTTTTCTCCCGTGTGGACTCTCATGTGTCTCTTCAGATTGTACTGGAGCCCAAACGTTTTTCCACAAGCGTCACAGCTGAAGGGTTTCTCTCCCGTGTGGACTCTCACGTGGATCTTATAATGAGTTTTCTGGCTAAACTTCTTCCCACAGAAGCCGCATTCGAACGGTTTCTCCCCCGTGTGAACCGTCATGTGCGTCTCGAAGTGCGTCTTCCGGCTGAACCTTTTACCACAGAAACCGCATCCGAACGGTTTCTCCCCCGTGTGAAGTCCTTCGTGTCTCTTTAAACTCCCCTGTTCAGTAAATCTTTTCCCACAAACACCACAAGCGAACGGCTTCTCCCCCGTGTGGACTCTGGCGTGTGACTTCAGGTTGGATTGGTGTATGAATCTTTTCCCGCAGACGTCGCAGCCAAACGGTTTCTCCCCcgtgtgaatcctcatgtgaCTCGTCAGAACTCCCTGTTGTTTAAACTGTTTCCCACATATACAGCAGCTGAAGGGCGTCTCTCCCGTGTGGACCCTCATGTGTCTCTTCAGATCTCCCCGTCTCGTGAAGATTTTCCCACAAACACCACAGTCTCCGCTTTGAATGTTCCCGTCTCTCTTCAGATTCGCCTTTTTCGGGAATCGTCCGTCACCAGCGTTGGTACCGAACCCAGACTCTGATGCTCTGGTTTTCTTCCCATTATTGTCACTATCTCCAGTTTCAGGGGCAGAATCCGACAGTGGTTCCTGccagtcatcatcatcatcatcatcatcttcatcgtcATCACTGAGATCGGTGTGAGATGAGTCTGTGGCCTTTTCATCAGTGTTTGGTGGTAAATGTTGCTTGAGATCAGGGTTCTTGCCTGGTTCTCGGTCTCTAACGtcgtcttcttctgtttctattttcatttgtcCGTTTAAGCTGCTGGTTGGAGACTCTACGTCTGAGTTACCTTCAGTTTGTTGAAGCTGTGAGGACTGAGGATTCTCTTCATCGCCTTCACTCTTCACAGGAGCAGCAGTGAATGGGAcgctggcctcctcctcctcctcctcctcctgctcctcctgctcctcctcctcctccccactgaGCCGCTCTCTCTCCTGGCTGGTCAACagttcctcctgctcctcctttaTATGGAGGAGCTGTGGTTCCTGCTCCTCATGTCTGGGGCTCCAGGGAAACTCTTCTTTAATCACGATCAGCTGCTGGACGTCTGCAGGTAACACTGAAACATGCACATTCATTAGAGACAGCGACGACTTCACATGCAGCATATTCCATCAGAGCGAAGTTACGCCTTCTTTCATTAAACTACGTCCGTTAGAAACATGTTCTGTGTTAAAACAGGAACGTTTTCTTATCACGACTAAAGGAAcctgtgtgtggatgtttgtaATGAGACAAATGATGCATAGAAACGTCACATCAACCAGTCAACATGAAGAAATCAGAAATGGCTTCaggtttaaaacatttttctaattCCCTACAGGTGTGTTTacgtttttatttaactttaaagtaAAACCACGTAGAAACAGACGTGTCAGAATACGTTTCAGTGAAGTAGTACAGTAGTTGTAGTAACAGTACTTGTACTTATATTTAACACAGTAGGACCTGGAGTATTACATGGTTTCACactctatatttatttattaacatattaactTCATTCATCCCATTCTCAATCCAGctgtattcatcattttatAACAGATGTTACATGTTAATTATTGGCGTTTATTAAACTTTCCTATAGATATAACATCTATGTTAATTTCCCACtggttcatcagaactgaagaagttactCGGATGAGCGGccaaacgtcttcaagaaatcctacaaggCCAGTCGACCTTAGTCAAGCTTTGTGGAACATCTAtgttatttctgtctctgtttcttatatatttttgttcatatgctaagtttgcacatatttttgcttatattattttattttactagatttctacttagattttaattttattttaatatttttatttattttattagattttttattttattttaatgtttttatttgtgtttctcgaGTGTTATTCCTCTGtaaatgatgggatgggatggatggatggatgctttctttctttctttatcccGATGGAAATTCACTGTCCAGTAGCTTCACCTCATAGAAATAGACTTGgaagaataaatacaaaaatattcacaaaataCACGAGCTTTTCCTTGTACAGCAAAGTATTTATGACTTATTTTAACTCAAAATTAGCCTTTGAGACATTTGTTTGAAGCTGAACATGATTTCTCATTGGTGCGCTCACTCTAACCGTCCGGGTGCTGCACGGTCCCACCGCTCTTCAGTTCCGCCTTTTGCCAATTAGTCCATTCCTTTAAAGCCCAGTCACTGGTTGGCACTGAATTACTAATTAAATAATTCTACTAACTAGGTTGTTTTATGTGAATATAAATAAGAAGctgattattgtttttgttctgtgtgtttttttcactcTCCGCTACAACAGGCTAGCAGGTAGCCGTTAGCCCCGTTAAATGTGAGGCTCTTCTTACCAGTGGTCTGGTTTCTACCGACATCCTGCGGCTGATGGACACCGAGACCTTTaatctccagcttctcctccaaAGTCAGACTCCCAGTGTCGAGCTGGTGGAGATAATCCACTTGGTTCATGGTGTCCACGCTCGTCCTTTAGGAATAAACCGGAGAGGACCGTTGTAGATGATTCGGGCCTGCGCAGAACCGATCACCGCCGACCTCCGCTCAGAACCGGGTCCATCCTGTCCCCCCTGGATCCGTGGGGGGGTTCTAGGAGCTGGATACGAACTCTAACAGAGAAACGCTCTCTGGATCCATCCTGCAAAACGACTTGTTGACGAATTCTCATCAGGCGCCGGCACGGACGCCTTTACGgcgtcaccatggcaacacacaGCCTCCAGGACACTTccgttttttttggtttttttaaaacaaataaaataactttgtgATCTGTTTATGAAGTTTTAAAGACACGTTTGTAGTGTTTCTGTCAGGATTTTTAAggcaaatatataataaattattataataatcaaTCATAATTATAAcgtgtcaccatggcaacacagcCTCTTTTCCGTTTTTCCCGTTTATGAAATCTTAAAGAGATTAAAAACtagcaaaactgaaaaaaacatttgggaaacatttaaaatgtatattttaaattattattatttttaaattttatttgttttattttaattaatgccAAACGTGtcttctttccatttttcaaacccttattcatgtatttatttgctaGGGACATTAATGAACATTAATAAACATCTGTTCAGGCAGCAATAGATGTAAATATGCCAGATTATAGCAACAATGCTGATATGATCTTGAGTTTGGAGTCAGACTCTAGCGTAGTGTTTGCCCGTCCTGGTCCTCAGTGAACGCTGCCCTGCGTGTTTTATATGTTTCCtgctccaacacacctgattccaATGATCATCCATCTCTGCAGAGGCCTGATAACGAGCCTCTCGTTTGAATCAGGTGtgctggagcaggaaacatctaaaacatgcagggcagcgCTCCCTGAGGACCAGGACGGGGAAACACTGCTGTACTGGACGCTGTGTAggtcagagaacagacatggacATTGTGAatgtgtcctgtggcgtctgacTCATCCCATCATCCTTCACTGTCTCTCAGACCATAACTCAACACAAAGTCTCCCATCACACATCAACAATCCTCATCCTGAGCCAAACCACAAATGATTTAACGACTCTTTCTTAATGtttaattgcaaaaaaaaaattaaattcctGAAATGTTTGTGGGACAGAttctcagaagaagaagttg
This window of the Mugil cephalus isolate CIBA_MC_2020 chromosome 16, CIBA_Mcephalus_1.1, whole genome shotgun sequence genome carries:
- the LOC125022660 gene encoding zinc finger protein OZF-like, with translation MNQVDYLHQLDTGSLTLEEKLEIKGLGVHQPQDVGRNQTTDVHQLIVIKEEFPWSPGLEEQDLYVKEEQEEFWSSQEGEQLHGLEEADVTSFPFTVVHVKSEDDEEEPQSSQLQVPNWIQTDRDADLPEPNSHFQTNTDPETSDSPETDVSEDEWQEPLSDPGSDAEVTDGGWKEVGLSESGVKPDETSNGAKKTFSCSECGKRFLYKQSLQRHMTHNSCSGQKQSEDSETRVDAGEKSFSCDICGKRARNQYSLKTHMRVHTGEKPYACNDCGKSFNRKELLRKHTTIHTEEKPFTCDDCGKRFKRKTHLATHATIHTGEKPFACDDCGKGFKRKTHLATHAAIHTGEKPFGCDDCGKRFKRRTHLMTHVTVHTGEKPFGCAVCGQEFTQPGSLNRHMRFHIV
- the LOC125022658 gene encoding gastrula zinc finger protein XlCGF57.1-like, which encodes MNQVDYLHQLDTGSLTLEEKLEIKGLGVHQPQDVGRNQTTVLPADVQQLIVIKEEFPWSPRHEEQEPQLLHIKEEQEELLTSQERERLSGEEEEEQEEQEEEEEEEASVPFTAAPVKSEGDEENPQSSQLQQTEGNSDVESPTSSLNGQMKIETEEDDVRDREPGKNPDLKQHLPPNTDEKATDSSHTDLSDDDEDDDDDDDDWQEPLSDSAPETGDSDNNGKKTRASESGFGTNAGDGRFPKKANLKRDGNIQSGDCGVCGKIFTRRGDLKRHMRVHTGETPFSCCICGKQFKQQGVLTSHMRIHTGEKPFGCDVCGKRFIHQSNLKSHARVHTGEKPFACGVCGKRFTEQGSLKRHEGLHTGEKPFGCGFCGKRFSRKTHFETHMTVHTGEKPFECGFCGKKFSQKTHYKIHVRVHTGEKPFSCDACGKTFGLQYNLKRHMRVHTGEKPFDCDVCGERFTEQGSLKRHSGVHTGEKPFSCGDCGKTFSRSTHLKRHVRVHTGERPFGCDVCGERFTEQGVLKGHLRVHTGEKPFGCDVCGKTFRHHYTLKRHTTVHTGEKPFTCAVCGERFTRQGNLKRHMRVHT